A section of the Lynx canadensis isolate LIC74 chromosome A1, mLynCan4.pri.v2, whole genome shotgun sequence genome encodes:
- the TMEM267 gene encoding transmembrane protein 267, producing MASEAEKTHALLQSCSTESLFSSLGLGIFCLVADRLLQFSIIQQNDWLRALSDNAVHCVIGMWLWAIVIGVKKTTDFGEIILAGFLASVIDVDHFFLAGSLSLKAALTLPRRPFLHCSTVIPVVALTLKFTMHLFKLKDSWCFLPWMLFISWTSHHIRDGIRHGLWICPFGKTSPLPFWLYVIITSSLPHICSFVMYLTGTRQMMSAKHGIQIDV from the exons ATGGCATCTGAGGCTGAGAAGACCCATGCTTTACTCCAGTCTTGTAGCACTGAATCTCTTTTTTCCAGCCTCGGTCTGGGAATATTTTGCCTAGTAGCTGACAGACTTCTTCAGTTTTCAATCATTCAGCAAAATGACTGGCTTCGAGCCCTCTCAGATAATGCAGTGCATTGCGTGATTGGCATGTGGTTGTGGGCAATTGTCATTGGAGTCAAGAAGACAACTGACTTTGGAGAAATCATTTTAGCTGGATTTTTAGCCTCTGTTATTGATGTAGACCACTTTTTTCTAGCTGGATCTTTATCTTTAAAG GCTGCTTTGACTCTTCCACGAAGACCTTTTCTTCACTGTTCTACCGTGATACCTGTCGTGGCTCTGACCTTGAAGTTTACTATGCACCTCTTCAAGCTCAAAGACTCATGGTGCTTTCTCCCCTGGATGTTATTTATATCCTGGACCTCACATCATATCCGAGATGGAATTCGTCACGGCTTGTGGATATGCCCATTTGGAAAAACTTCTCCTTTGCCATTCTGGCTTTATGTCATAATCACATCCTCTTTACCTCATATCTGTTCATTTGTTATGTATTTAACAGGGACCAGGCAAATGATGTCTGCAAAACATGGAATTCAGATTGACGTCTGA